In Trichomycterus rosablanca isolate fTriRos1 chromosome 4, fTriRos1.hap1, whole genome shotgun sequence, one DNA window encodes the following:
- the LOC134312486 gene encoding tripartite motif-containing protein 16-like isoform X1: MAESKISQPQDEFSCSICLEILKDPVTTLCGHSFCMVCINNCWDQEDDKGTYSCPQCRQTFTPRPDVRKNTILSEVVEKLKKTELQVPQPAHCSVEPEDVECDSCTGRKHKAVKSCLVCLASYCETHLQPHYESPAFKKHKLVKASRRLQEQICSQHDKLLEVYCRTDQQCICMLCTMDDHKGHDTISAAAESTEKQKQLLEIQRKFQEKIQNREKKFNELINAVESHKCSAQTAVENIEMICTELINSINKRCSEVKDLIRDREKAVVSQAKQVLKQLDQEIVDLMKKNAELEQLSHTVDPIHFLQNFQSLSTPAGSAESPAITISPFLSFDDVTESVSQLREKVEEFWKEQSEKITDEVKDVQIISPPEPETREDFLHYFRQFTMDPNTVNKHLSLSEGNKVATRSGTEQSYPDHPERFNYYSQVLCRERVSGRCYWEVEWSGDNGAYILVSYKSIRRKGSDDECVFGWNDVSWCLEISPSTFLFWHKHKKTKIPIMPSSSRIGVYVDYRAGTLSFYSVSDTMKLLHRVQTKFTELLYPGIWVGIESKAKLLDSTN, from the exons ATGGCAGAGTCAAAAATTTCACAACCTCAGGATGAGTTCAGCTGTTCAATCTGTCTGGAAATACTGAAGGATCCAGTAACTACAttatgtggacacagtttctgtatggtgtgcATTAAcaactgctgggatcaggaggatgataagggaacatacagctgtccacagtgtagacaaaccttcactccaagacctgATGTGAGGAAAAACACCATTCTGTCTGAAGTTGTGGAGAAACTGAAGAAAACAGAACTTCAGGTTCCACAACCTGCTCACTGTTCTGTTGAACCTgaagatgtggagtgtgattCCTGTACTGGAAGAAAACACAAAGCTGttaaatcctgtctggtgtgtttggcctcttaCTGTGAAACTCACCTCCAGCCACACTATGAATCTCCTGCTTTTAAGAAGCACAAGCTGGTTAAAGCCTCCAGACGACTCCAGGAgcagatctgctctcagcatgataaactgctggaggtttactgtcgtactgatcagcagtgtatctgcatgttgtgcaccatggatgatcataaaggacatgatacaatatcagctgcagcagaaagcactgagaaacag aagcagctgctggagatccagagaaaattccaggagaaaatccagaacagagagaagaAATTTAATGAGCTGATAAACGCTgtggagtctcacaag tgttctgcacagacagcagtggaGAACATTGAGATGATCTGTACTGAACTTATCAACTCAATTAACAAAAGATGCTCTGAGGTgaaagatctgatcagagatcgagagaAAGCTGTAGTCAGTCAAGCTAAACAAGTCCTCAAGCAGTTGGATCAGGAGATTGTAGATCTGATGAAGAAAAATGCTGAACTGGAGCAGCTTTCACACACAGTGGATCCCatccatttcctccag AATTTCCAGTCTCTCTCGactcctgctggatctgcagaatcacccgccatcacaatcagtcctttcctctcatttgatgatgttacagagtctgtatctcagctgagagagaaagtagaagaattctggaaagagCAGTCTGAGAAGATAACAGATGAAG tgaaggACGTTCAGATTATTTCACCTCCTGAACCTGAAaccagagaagattttctacact attTCCGTCAGTTCACaatggatccaaacacagtaaataaacacCTCAGTCTGTCTGAGGGGAACAAAGTAGCGACCAGGAGTGGAACAGaacagtcgtatcctgatcatccagaaagatttaattattactctcaggttctgtgtagagagagagtgagtggacgctgttactgggaggttgagtggagtggggATAATGGGGCCTATATACtggtgtcatataaaagcatcagaaGGAAGGGAAGtgatgatgagtgtgtgtttggatggAATGATGTGTCCTGGTGTTTAGAGATTTCGCCATCCACCTTTTTATTCtggcacaaacacaaaaagactaaaattcccataatgccgagttcctctagaataggagtgtatgtggattacagagcaggaactctgtccttctacagcgtctctgatacaatgaagctcctccacagagttcagaccaagTTCACTGAGCTCCTCTACCCAGGGATTTGGGTTGGTATAGAATCAAAAGCAAAACTGTTAGATTcaacaaattaa
- the LOC134312486 gene encoding E3 ubiquitin/ISG15 ligase TRIM25-like isoform X2, producing the protein MAESKISQPQDEFSCSICLEILKDPVTTLCGHSFCMVCINNCWDQEDDKGTYSCPQCRQTFTPRPDVRKNTILSEVVEKLKKTELQVPQPAHCSVEPEDVECDSCTGRKHKAVKSCLVCLASYCETHLQPHYESPAFKKHKLVKASRRLQEQICSQHDKLLEVYCRTDQQCICMLCTMDDHKGHDTISAAAESTEKQKQLLEIQRKFQEKIQNREKKFNELINAVESHKCSAQTAVENIEMICTELINSINKRCSEVKDLIRDREKAVVSQAKQVLKQLDQEIVDLMKKNAELEQLSHTVDPIHFLQNFQSLSTPAGSAESPAITISPFLSFDDVTESVSQLREKVEEFWKEQSEKITDEVKDVQIISPPEPETREDFLHYFRQFTMDPNTVNKHLSLSEGNKVATRSGTEQSTPRKEHQEFRSFRNNKSEKPKCKTSDYIK; encoded by the exons ATGGCAGAGTCAAAAATTTCACAACCTCAGGATGAGTTCAGCTGTTCAATCTGTCTGGAAATACTGAAGGATCCAGTAACTACAttatgtggacacagtttctgtatggtgtgcATTAAcaactgctgggatcaggaggatgataagggaacatacagctgtccacagtgtagacaaaccttcactccaagacctgATGTGAGGAAAAACACCATTCTGTCTGAAGTTGTGGAGAAACTGAAGAAAACAGAACTTCAGGTTCCACAACCTGCTCACTGTTCTGTTGAACCTgaagatgtggagtgtgattCCTGTACTGGAAGAAAACACAAAGCTGttaaatcctgtctggtgtgtttggcctcttaCTGTGAAACTCACCTCCAGCCACACTATGAATCTCCTGCTTTTAAGAAGCACAAGCTGGTTAAAGCCTCCAGACGACTCCAGGAgcagatctgctctcagcatgataaactgctggaggtttactgtcgtactgatcagcagtgtatctgcatgttgtgcaccatggatgatcataaaggacatgatacaatatcagctgcagcagaaagcactgagaaacag aagcagctgctggagatccagagaaaattccaggagaaaatccagaacagagagaagaAATTTAATGAGCTGATAAACGCTgtggagtctcacaag tgttctgcacagacagcagtggaGAACATTGAGATGATCTGTACTGAACTTATCAACTCAATTAACAAAAGATGCTCTGAGGTgaaagatctgatcagagatcgagagaAAGCTGTAGTCAGTCAAGCTAAACAAGTCCTCAAGCAGTTGGATCAGGAGATTGTAGATCTGATGAAGAAAAATGCTGAACTGGAGCAGCTTTCACACACAGTGGATCCCatccatttcctccag AATTTCCAGTCTCTCTCGactcctgctggatctgcagaatcacccgccatcacaatcagtcctttcctctcatttgatgatgttacagagtctgtatctcagctgagagagaaagtagaagaattctggaaagagCAGTCTGAGAAGATAACAGATGAAG tgaaggACGTTCAGATTATTTCACCTCCTGAACCTGAAaccagagaagattttctacact attTCCGTCAGTTCACaatggatccaaacacagtaaataaacacCTCAGTCTGTCTGAGGGGAACAAAGTAGCGACCAGGAGTGGAACAGaacagtc